The following proteins come from a genomic window of Blastococcus sp. HT6-30:
- a CDS encoding peptidase M17 → MPALGPDDVLAVPVATGAVLPPWLTAAPEPVVDPGLLAGALADTGNTGRLRHLTNVPIAGRRPRSVVAVGVGDGALPDVRSYAAGAVRRGQTLAAHGARRLVLPLDGAVAPAGAAEVRVAVEAALLAGYRFRDSSRAHPPRLATVVVVLADAGDPAVAAAARAAQVAAAAVAWARDLVNTPPSTKNPAWLAEQAVDRLAGLPHVEVTVLGRAELTAGGFGGVLAVGGGSAAPPCVVVAAYRHPDAGPAHPVVVGTGTTFDTGGLSLTRSAAVRHTKTDTAGGAAVLAAVEAAARLALPVAVTAVVPVAENAVSGSSYRPSDVVRHVDGRTTEVRTTVADARLVLADALAHARLRLGATALVDVAVLTAAAKVALGARTAALYATTDGLAAVLAAAGAQAGEPSWRLPLAQEHEESPDDGVADATDAPAGPGATTAALFLRPFAGNLPWAHLDIAGPARAGADEGELVRGGTGFATRTLLRWLEAGAPVAPGVRQADR, encoded by the coding sequence GTGCCCGCCCTCGGGCCCGACGACGTGCTGGCGGTGCCGGTCGCCACCGGTGCCGTCCTCCCGCCGTGGCTGACCGCCGCCCCGGAGCCGGTCGTGGACCCGGGCCTGCTGGCCGGTGCGCTGGCCGACACGGGCAACACCGGCCGGCTGCGCCACCTCACGAACGTGCCGATCGCCGGCCGCCGTCCTCGCAGCGTCGTCGCCGTCGGTGTGGGTGACGGCGCGCTGCCGGACGTGCGCAGCTACGCGGCCGGCGCCGTCCGGCGGGGGCAGACGCTGGCCGCCCACGGCGCCCGGCGCCTGGTGCTGCCGTTGGACGGCGCCGTCGCCCCGGCGGGGGCCGCGGAGGTCCGGGTCGCCGTGGAGGCGGCCCTGCTCGCCGGGTACCGGTTCCGCGACTCCTCGCGGGCGCACCCGCCCCGGCTGGCGACCGTCGTCGTCGTCCTCGCCGACGCCGGCGATCCCGCGGTCGCAGCCGCCGCCCGCGCCGCGCAGGTCGCCGCCGCCGCCGTCGCCTGGGCCCGCGACCTGGTCAACACCCCGCCCAGCACCAAGAATCCCGCGTGGCTGGCCGAGCAAGCCGTGGACCGGCTCGCCGGGCTGCCGCACGTGGAGGTCACCGTGCTGGGCCGGGCGGAGCTGACGGCCGGCGGCTTCGGGGGAGTCCTCGCCGTCGGTGGCGGCTCGGCCGCCCCGCCGTGCGTCGTCGTCGCGGCCTACCGGCACCCGGACGCCGGGCCGGCGCACCCGGTCGTCGTCGGCACGGGCACCACCTTCGACACCGGCGGCCTCTCGCTCACCCGCTCGGCCGCCGTGCGGCACACCAAGACCGACACCGCCGGGGGCGCCGCCGTCCTCGCCGCGGTGGAGGCCGCTGCGCGCCTGGCGCTGCCGGTCGCCGTGACGGCGGTCGTGCCGGTGGCGGAGAACGCGGTGTCGGGCTCGTCCTACCGCCCGTCGGACGTGGTCCGGCACGTGGACGGTCGCACGACGGAGGTGCGCACCACCGTGGCCGACGCGCGGCTGGTCCTCGCCGACGCGCTGGCCCACGCCCGGCTGCGGCTGGGGGCGACCGCGCTGGTCGACGTCGCCGTGCTGACCGCAGCGGCGAAGGTGGCCCTGGGCGCCCGCACCGCGGCGCTGTACGCGACCACCGACGGCCTGGCCGCCGTCCTCGCTGCCGCCGGGGCGCAGGCCGGCGAGCCGTCCTGGCGGCTGCCGCTGGCCCAGGAGCACGAGGAGTCGCCCGACGACGGCGTCGCCGACGCGACGGACGCACCGGCCGGGCCGGGCGCGACCACCGCGGCGCTGTTCCTCCGGCCGTTCGCCGGGAACCTGCCGTGGGCCCACCTGGACATCGCCGGCCCGGCGCGCGCCGGCGCCGACGAGGGAGAGCTGGTCCGGGGCGGCACCGGGTTCGCGACCCGCACGCTGCTCCGCTGGCTGGAGGCCGGTGCGCCGGTCGCGCCGGGCGTGCGGCAGGCGGACCGGTAG